The DNA sequence TTGCCGGATTTTACAAAGTAGAATACTGTGATGCTCATCAACAAGATGCCCACCGCCAACATTCCGGCAATAGTCATGAGTCCACCAAATACGTCCATGGAATCAGTTGTTATTGGTTTGAAACAAATTTAGGGAATTTCACTGGAAGATCGACGAATAATTGTAACAATCGGGAGGGGGTAGGTAGTTGGTATTCAAAGAACGGCCAAAATTCGAATTTTTTATTCATGTAATATATAATACGAATGAGTGTATGGAAGTTCTGCGCCAGTATCTACTTTTGAATCAAACAGCTAGCTCGGCTGATAAGCTTGATCCTGATGATCAAAAATTGCTCTTGTAGTCTTCTTTTTCTCCTGCTTCTTTCTGGTATTTGTCACGCCCAATCGGGCACCTTCCCCAAAACCTCATCTACACATTCTTCCTCGGGTATCCAGACGATAGTCGTTCCCGAATCCTCAACCCCAGATAATGATCGTATGATCGAATCATTTTCTATTCCTGAGGTTACAGATGCCTCCCAAGAGGAACTCCACAAGATTCTCGAAGAACTAAAGGAGCTCCAACAGTTTGATCCTGAATTGACTTTGGAGTCAATCAAATCAGCAACAGATCTTCAAATGGCCATTTTGAGGCAATCTGCGGCTGCTAACAATTGGGAGCTGAATATGATCGAAGCGGATCTGATGGAAGATTTGGACAAAGATGATCCCGCTTTTGGAGCATGGATGAAGAATAATTTGGAAAACTGCCGTCAATCCATGGAGCATCAATGGCATATTGAATCCGACGGATTAACGGAACTGGATATAGCTCCCGGGGTGAATGTGCCCAACGGGATGCAAAAAAACGAACCCGGAGCCTGATACCGGAAAGATTAAGGTAGTAGTTTAGGTTTTAGGGGTTGCGCCTCGCATCATTCGATGTGAGGCGTTTGTGTATCCAGTTGGAATTTTTTTGGAGGCGTTGTAAAATGCCTCCATGCACCAACAAACGCCACATTGGCAAATCGCTATCGATACAGGTGGGACTTTTACGGATTGTCTCGCATTCAGTCCAGATGACAAGACCCTCCGCTTGAAGGTCCTGAGTTCCGGTGTCATTCGTGGAATGATCTTATCGACAGATCTCCCTGACCAATACCGATTGAATCTCCCTTTTGAACTTCAACAGGATATGCTCAATGGATATGAGGTTCATTGTGGACAGGAAGCTGCGGTGATTTTAAAATGGGACCCTCGTGATTCCATCGCAACGTTGAATCGATCTTTTAGACAGCATATCTCTTCCGAGGGGATTGCTTGTGAAATTTCAGCAGCTGAAGAAGCGCCTGTCTTGGCAGCAAGATTGGCGACTCAAACACCGCTGAGCGAACCATTTCCCTCTATGAGTCTGAGGCTGGGGTTTACCAAAGGAACCAATGCCCTTTTGGAGCGAAAGGGGGCCAAGGTGGCACTCATACTCAATGATGGTTTTCGGGATTTGTTGGAAATTGGGTATCAGGCACGTCCTAAGCTATTCGCATTGGATATTCAAAAACCAGCCCCGATTCAGTCGTGTGTGGTCACATGCCATGTAAGGTTGAATAAACATGGGGAGGTATTGACCGCATTGACCGATCAAGAAGTCCGTCGCATTGTGGAGGAAGTGAAGGCCCAAAATGTGGATTCTGTGGCGATTTCCCTCCTTCATGCCTATCGGTTTCCCGATCAGGAGGCAAGACTGAAAGCTGCATTCCTCGCAGAAGGATTTCAGTACGTATCGGTTTCCCACGAATTGGCACCCGAAATCAAATGGATTCCCCGGACACAGACCACGGTTGTCAATGCCTATTTGCAACCCATTATCCACCAATATCTTCACCAGATTAAGGATTCCATTGGGGAGGCTCCCTTTCTGATCATGAAGAGCGATGGTGGTTTGGTCCCCATGGAACAATTTCACCCGAAAGATTCTTTGCTAAGTGGTCCAGCAGGTGGGGTGGTTGGTGCATCGGATATGGGGACGAGATATGGAACTCCCAACATTTTGACCTTGGATATGGGAGGCACCAGCACGGATGTTGCCAGAGTTTCCGGTAGCTGGGAATATAAATATGAGACTCATGTTGGAGATGCTCAAATGACCAGTCCATCCATTGCCATAGAAACGGTGGCTGCTGGTGGAGGCTCAATTTGTGGAATAAGAGACGGGAAATTATTTGTCGGACCTGAAAGTGCTGGAGCTTATCCAGGGCCAGCGTGTTATGGAAGTGGTGGGCCGTTGACGGTATCGGATGTGAACTTGCTCTTGGGAAGACTTGATCCCGCCAAATGGTCGATTCCGCTTTATCCGCAAAATTCTGAGCAAGCGCTTTCTGCCATATTGGAAGCCTCCGGCCTTTCGAGGGAAGAGGCTTTGTCAGGGTTTCTTCGCATTGCCAACGAGAAAATGGCGGAAGCGATCAGGAGTATTTCCGTGCGTCAAGGAATCAATCCGAGTGAATATTCCCTGCTCGCTTTTGGAGGGGCAGGAGGACAGCATGCTTGTGATGTAGCAGAAATACTGGGAATGCACAAAGTGCTGGTCCCCTATGATGCCGGGATTCTTAGTGCAGTAGGAATCCAACATGCGCGGATCAAACAGCAATGGGGCAAACAGATTCTCAAGCCATGGCTAGAAATTAAGTCTGAAGTTGAGCGGGTTTTTGCCGAGATGGAAGAAAATGGAAGATCTGAGATAGGTCAATGGATGGCATTTGACCATTCCATTCAGGTTTTGGCCAAATCCATTCAGGTAAGAATCACTGGGCAGGCCAATTCGTTAGATATTCCCTTTCGCGGAGTCGAGCATGTTGTCAAGGATTTTGAATCGGAATATCGTCAACAATACGGCAATTGGATTGAGGGGAATGAAATTGAGATTGAAGCTTTGCGGCTAGAATTAGGTGAATGGAAACCCGATCGGGCGATCTTTCAGGATGAAGAGCCATATCGACTTGAAGGGCACTTCGCTCATTCAGGCATCCCTTCATCCTTTGATTGGAATGCGCTGAAACCCGGCGCCCAAATAACCGGTCCCGCACTCGTTCATAGCAGCTTGGGAACTACTTTCGTTCCTCCGGATTGGCAACTGACACTCAATGGTGCATTACATGCCAAGTTATCCAGAATTGGGCATGACAAATCTCAGAAGACTGACCTCAATCATGAAAGCATTCAACTGGAGTTGTTTACCCAGAGATTTAGGGCCATCGCCAATCAGATGGGAGAAATGCTGCAAAGGACCAGTTTTTCGGTCAACGTCAAAGAACGTTTAGATTTCTCATGTGCCTTACTTGATCCTGAAGGTAGATTGATTGCCAATGCGCCTCATATTCCTGTTCACCTTGGGAGCATGGGACTTTGTACCCGGCTGGTCGATCAAGAGTTGAAGCTACAGGCAGGAGATGTGGCCATCACCAATCATCCCAAATATGGCGGTTCTCATTTACCTGATATTACCCTGATAGCTCCTGTATTTGATGAGACAGGGCGAAAATTGGGCTTTGTGGCCAATCGGGCTCATTTGGCCGAGATGGGAGGAAAACGTCCAGGCTCAATGCCCATTGATGCAAGCTGTTTGGCAGAAGAAGGCGTCGTCATCGCACCTTTCAAGCTTCAAGAAGCTGGTGAAGTCAATTGGGCCAAGCTCGAACATCTGCTCTCGTCGGCTCCATATCCTTCTCGAAATATTGCAGAAAACCTAGCAGATATCTCCTCATCGCTCGCTTCAATTCACGCTGGTGCTCTTGCACTCAGGTCATTAGCTTCCAAATGGAGTGCCGACACAGTGAAGAAATACATGAATGCGCTATACGATTTCTCCAATCGATGCACCCAACGATACCTCAATAAATTCGAAGAGAAAAGATACCACGCCAAGGAGCAACTAGACGACGGGACGCCCTTGGAGGTGTTTGCTCAAGCTGATTCAACTGGCTGGTTGGTGTCATTTGAAGGCTCTGGAGCTACGCACAAGGGCAATCTCAATGCAAATCCAGCCATTGTAAATTCAGTGGTGATGTATGTGCTGCGGCTCATGTTGGATGAGGATATTCCGCTTAACGATGGATTACTTGCTCAAATCGAAGTGAAGATTCCAGAAGGGATTTTGAATCCGACTTTTTCCGATGATCCTTGGCAATGTCCAGCTGTTGTGGGGGGGAATGTAGAAACGAGTCAACGGCTGACCGATACGCTACTAAAGGCTTTTGGTCAGGTTGCATGTTCTCAGGGAACCATGAATAACCTGGTATTCGGGAATGCCCATTTCGGAAGTTATGAAACGTTGGCTGGGGGCTCTGGAGCTGGAATTGGATTTCATGGGGCAGATGCGGTTCATCAGCATATGACCAATACAAGGATCACAGATCCTGAAATCTTGGAACATAGGTATCCAGTATTGCTGTTGGCTTCCTATATCCGGCCGGACTCAGGAGGGTTGGGTACATGGAACGGAGGGAATGGCCTAGTTCGAGGAATCCGGTTTCTTGAGCCTGTTCAGCTTTCAGTATTGACGCAACATCGGAAATACGCGCCTTATGGGCTAAATGGAGGCAAAGAAGGAAGAATAGGTAGACAATGGGTCAATCGGCTATCGGGACAGGTAGAGCATTTGGCGGGTATTGCACAGGTCGATTTGGAGGGAGGTGAAGAGATCTGGATTGAGACACCGGGGGGAGGAGGCGCTAATCAGACTTAATGAAACCTGTAATGTATTGACATAAAATTGCTTGATCGAGTAGGAGGGTTTGCCTACCTTACTTATGTTCTAAAGGCATTACGCCAGATACAGAAGCTAGGGGTTAGGGTTGACTCTCCCAATGGGATCGAGTCCCCTAATTTTTTTTTGCCCTCTTGAAATCTGAGTCCCATTTCGTTGGAATTTCCACATTTGGAGTATGTGCAATAAAAAATCAGCCCGCAATTGCGGGCTGATCTGCTTTTTTCTCAAGGCGGCTAAAAAGCGTTACTTATTGAAATCGTAAATAATATACGAAATAATTTGCAATTCAGTTACCATCTTTCGTCCCATCTGGCTGTATATCTTGGCATTACTCCTTGGAGAGTGGTGCTAAATTATACATGATGGAAAATCCGATTCCTCCCGAGTATAGTCTTTTATTGAGGCCCACTGCGTCAGCACCCTTGGTCCGTTGAAGGCTCTGTTGAAAATAGGGCTCCAGTTGAAGAGAGATACCTTTGGTAAGCTGATATTCAAGTCCCATCGAAACTTGAACATTACCGGGATAGGTATTTAAGTTCCATGTGCGGTCTTCGGAAGGCTGTCGCCTTGGATCAACAGAAGGACCATTCTGTCCCCCATCCAACGGACTGTAATGCGTATAATCTTCCCGAATACTTACCATAGTTACCATTCCTCCCTGTAGATAAAGTGATAGCTTTCCAGTGGAAGGGAAGGTATACCGCATTAGCAATGGAAACTCGATAAACTGCATATCTCCGTCCAGCGCAAATGCGAAGCTTTGATTGCCGCTTGTGAGGTAGTACTCATGCTTGAACAGCTTTTCGGAATATTGTAACCCCATCAGAGTAGACCACCGATCATTCAATCGGATCTCCACGCGACCACCTGCATTGAATCCTTTTTGGGTATCTTTCCGTGTCAGCTCAGCTTTGGTATTTGTGGAGGCTACATAAATACCAAACTTGATTTTGGGGCCTTTCTTGTCCACAATCTCCTCGGGGATGGTAACACCATTCTGTTTGATGCTCGGAGAAGAGAGAGAAAATGCATGCCCCATGAATAGCCGATCGATTTTGGTCCATTGATCTTTGGGATCTGTGGTGGCTGCGGATGGGAAGACAATCGGTTCTCCATCCACGCCTACAGAAGGAGCTTCCTCTTCCTTGATTTCTTGTGCCAGAAGATCTGGGTCAGAAGGACTGGCTATTGGTTGGAGTTCTGCAAAACTTCCCTCATGTAATCCTTCAGGAGAGGTGTCGGAAAGCGCAGTGTTGGTTCGTTCACCTTCTGTGATTTCTTGAGTCTGAGCCATGACAGATAGGGTATCTAGTGTACCCACATCATCGGTCTCTTTGGTCAGCTCGCTATCAGATTGCGCAAGGCCATTCCAAGGAATCCAATCTCCGTGGCTACGCTGATTCTGCCAAGTTCCGAATAGAATAAGCAAGAGTATCACCGCAGCGATAGAGCCATACTTGCGTGTAGCTTCCCACCAAGCGGGTCTACCCAGCATGCCAGCTTGAGCCAGCATTCCTGCCATGGTTTTCCATTCAGGCTGAGAGAACAAGTAGGAACCATTTGAAAGCTTGGTACGGACGATTTCTTCGATGGGCGCATCCAGCTTTTCTTGCATGTATGCCCAATGAGCAGGATCATATGGTACTGCGAAATGAGCCAGCTTGGTTCTGATCCACCCGTCAAATGGATGTGGATCAAGCATACTAGCCATCATCTCCCAATCACCAGCAGGAATTCCCACTTCTAATTGAGCCACCTTCTGCTGGATGACATGATCGAATGTAGCCGCCTGATGTGCTTCAAAGGTCTCCCAAGCTTGAGGAGCAAGTGGAAGAGAAGCAGCGACTAGTTTATCTCGAATAGCTGTGTCAACGGGGTCTTCGTCGAGTTTTGCGGAAAAATCTTCCCAATCAGAAGCAACAAACAAAGGAGCTGCATGCTCCAATTTGTCAATCATTACTTCTTCGAAGGCTGCTCCATCTAACTTGGCGGCCATGTGAGCCCAATCAAACTCGTTGCTTGGGATCTCATGGGAGTCCAATTTTACTCGGAGCGATCCATCAGATTGTTCTGTCAATGCCTCAGAAAACTGACTCCAATCGGATGTGCTGAAATCGGGATTGGATTCCAGTTGGTGCAAGGATTCAGCAATATGTCGATCAATAGCAAGGTCGCTAGCATGGATATATGCCTCCCATGCCCCTTCCGAAAAAGGCAGGGAATATCCTTCGAGCTTACGCTTGATGATATTGTCGAACGTATCGTTAGGCATAGTTTTCCCCTTCGACTCTTTTGATGATCCTAGCACTTTTGACCATGTGCTGTAATTTGGATCTGGCCTTGGCAAGGTTGGATTTCGAGGTCCCTTCGGAAATGTTCAGCATCTTTCCTACCTCCTTGTGAGAGTGTCCCTCAATCACGTACAGGTTGAAGACCATTCGATAGGCGGGTGACAATTTTTGCACCAATCCCAAGATTTCCTGGGCGCTCATGTCCGAGATTACATCTTGTACGTCGATTTCATGAACCGCGTGATTGATCTCTACGAGGTTGGGTCTTTTGGCCGACTTTCGGTAATGATCGATAGCTGTATTGATCATGATTCGGCGTATCCAAGCCCCTAAATTGGTACCCTTATTGAACTGTTTGAGGTTGGAAAAAACCTTCATGAACCCTTCGTGAAGGACATCGCGTGCCTCTTCACGGTCGTTCGTGTACCGCATACATACCACCATCATACTGCCGTAGAATCGTTCGTACAGCATTTTTTGGTAGGTCCGGCCTCCGTCAATACACCCTTGGACGAGCTCGTCATCCTGCAAGTCTGAATGTCTCATTTCTTGCCAATTACACGGTTAACGCTAAGCCCCTTCAAACGGTTGCTAGCCGCGGAAAGCAACAATCTCATTACAAGGGGAGTTGGGATTCAAAGTGATTTTTCCTGACAATCGAGAATATAGGAATTCCCAATAAGACAAGCTACTGGTTTTTTGGCCAATTATGAAAAGGCTCCGGGACAAAATGCTTCCAATCAGTACAGCCTTTGGACTTTCGAAAAAAACAAGCATCTCCGATTCTGGATGTTTGATAATAGCAAGAAATATTGTGTAACTTTATTTGAGTGGGATATGGCTTTACCAAACCTCCCTAAGATCGGAATTACACGCATCTGTTTGCGTGATTATTTAACGTTTGGATTGTGAACGAACAAGTAGTTGCAAGCGAAACGACCTTGCTGTCTGCTCTGAAAAAATTCTTCGGATACGACCAGTTCCGAGGTAAGCAGCAGGACGTCATTGCAAATATTCTAGCAGGTAACGATACTTTCGTCATCATGCCTACCGGTGCCGGAAAGTCTCTCTGCTATCAACTTCCAGCGGTTATGATGGAGGGGACTGCCTTGGTAATCTCCCCACTGATCGCATTGATGAAGAATCAGGTGGACCAGCTGAAAGCCTTTGGCATAGAGGCGGGTTTTCTGAATTCAAGCATGAATCGCGGCGACTACGAAGCTGTTAAGCAGAAAGTCCTGAGTCGTCAGCTCAAGCTCCTGTATGTAGCGCCCGAAAGTTTGGTCAAGGAAGAGTTCATCGATTTCCTCAAGCAAGCCAAAGTTTCCTTCGTGGCCGTGGACGAGGCTCACTGTATCTCCGAATGGGGACATGATTTCAGACCCGAATATCGTCGGATTCGTGAAATGCTCCAGCATATCGGGAATGTTCCCGTGATCGCCCTGACTGCCACTGCCACACCCAAAGTACGTCAAGATATCATGCACAACCTCCATATCTCGGAGGCGCAGATTTATCTGACATCCTTTAATAGGACCAACCTTTACTATGAGATTCGTCCCAAGGTCACTGCAAGCAGGGCCACGACGGAGATTATTAAATACATCAAGCAGAATCCCAATAAATCAGGCATTGTCTATTGTCTGAGCCGCCGTAAGGTGGAGGAAATAGCCGAGATTCTCAGCGTAAATGGAATCAAAGCTGTTCCCTATCATGCGGGATTGGATTCTGGCACCCGTTCTAGGCACCAAGACATGTTCCTCAATGAGGATATTCACGTCGTGGTAGCTACGATTGCATTTGGAATGGGAATCGATAAGCCCGATGTCCGGTTCGTCATTCACTATGATGTACCCAAAAGTATCGAAAGCTACTATCAGGAAACGGGACGTGCAGGAAGAGATGGGCTTGAGGGAAATTGTATCCTCTTCTACGATTTCAATGATATCGTGAAGCTGGAGAAATTCATGAAGGATAAGCCCGTCAGCGAAAGGGAATCCGGTAAGCACTTGCTCTATGAAATGGCTGCGTTTTCGGAATCAGGCACTTGCCGCCGAAAAATGATGTTGCATTATTTTGGAGAGTTTTTTGACGACTCCAACTGCGCCAAAATGTGTGACAACTGCCGCTATCCCAAAGAGCGTTTCCAAGCTCGTGAATACGTGGCGATGGTTTTGGGATTGGTGAATGCTGTCAACCAAAAGTTTGGGATGACACATTTGGTCAATATCCTTCGGGGAAGCAACAACCAGCAGATCATTTTGTATGATCACCAATCACTTCCATTCTTTGAACAAGGAAAAGACCTTTCAGACAAGGAGTGGAAAGCGATCATCAGCCAACTTATCACGCTGGATTTCCTCATCAAGGATATCGATGATTACGGGGTGATCAAACTGGCAACCAATGGAACGGCCTTTTTGGCCAAACCTCACGATATTGAGCTGATCAAGTTCACCGATTTCGACAAACTCATGAAGAATGTCGAGCCGGTTGAGAACTTCAAAACATACGATGAAGTGCTCTTTGATCTGCTGAAAAAACAGCGGAAGAAGATCGCCACGCAGAAACGAATTCCACCGTACGTCATTTTCCAAGAAACCTCTCTGGAGGATATGGCCACCAAGTACCCAATCTCCATGTCTGAATTTCAGAATATCACAGGAGTGGGTCGTGGAAAAGCGCAAAAATTCGCTGCGTCGTTTATCAATCTGATCAAGGAGTATGTGGAGGAAAATGGCATCG is a window from the Pontibacter sp. G13 genome containing:
- a CDS encoding sigma-70 family RNA polymerase sigma factor, with the translated sequence MRHSDLQDDELVQGCIDGGRTYQKMLYERFYGSMMVVCMRYTNDREEARDVLHEGFMKVFSNLKQFNKGTNLGAWIRRIMINTAIDHYRKSAKRPNLVEINHAVHEIDVQDVISDMSAQEILGLVQKLSPAYRMVFNLYVIEGHSHKEVGKMLNISEGTSKSNLAKARSKLQHMVKSARIIKRVEGENYA
- a CDS encoding outer membrane beta-barrel protein: MPNDTFDNIIKRKLEGYSLPFSEGAWEAYIHASDLAIDRHIAESLHQLESNPDFSTSDWSQFSEALTEQSDGSLRVKLDSHEIPSNEFDWAHMAAKLDGAAFEEVMIDKLEHAAPLFVASDWEDFSAKLDEDPVDTAIRDKLVAASLPLAPQAWETFEAHQAATFDHVIQQKVAQLEVGIPAGDWEMMASMLDPHPFDGWIRTKLAHFAVPYDPAHWAYMQEKLDAPIEEIVRTKLSNGSYLFSQPEWKTMAGMLAQAGMLGRPAWWEATRKYGSIAAVILLLILFGTWQNQRSHGDWIPWNGLAQSDSELTKETDDVGTLDTLSVMAQTQEITEGERTNTALSDTSPEGLHEGSFAELQPIASPSDPDLLAQEIKEEEAPSVGVDGEPIVFPSAATTDPKDQWTKIDRLFMGHAFSLSSPSIKQNGVTIPEEIVDKKGPKIKFGIYVASTNTKAELTRKDTQKGFNAGGRVEIRLNDRWSTLMGLQYSEKLFKHEYYLTSGNQSFAFALDGDMQFIEFPLLMRYTFPSTGKLSLYLQGGMVTMVSIREDYTHYSPLDGGQNGPSVDPRRQPSEDRTWNLNTYPGNVQVSMGLEYQLTKGISLQLEPYFQQSLQRTKGADAVGLNKRLYSGGIGFSIMYNLAPLSKE
- a CDS encoding hydantoinase B/oxoprolinase family protein, giving the protein MHQQTPHWQIAIDTGGTFTDCLAFSPDDKTLRLKVLSSGVIRGMILSTDLPDQYRLNLPFELQQDMLNGYEVHCGQEAAVILKWDPRDSIATLNRSFRQHISSEGIACEISAAEEAPVLAARLATQTPLSEPFPSMSLRLGFTKGTNALLERKGAKVALILNDGFRDLLEIGYQARPKLFALDIQKPAPIQSCVVTCHVRLNKHGEVLTALTDQEVRRIVEEVKAQNVDSVAISLLHAYRFPDQEARLKAAFLAEGFQYVSVSHELAPEIKWIPRTQTTVVNAYLQPIIHQYLHQIKDSIGEAPFLIMKSDGGLVPMEQFHPKDSLLSGPAGGVVGASDMGTRYGTPNILTLDMGGTSTDVARVSGSWEYKYETHVGDAQMTSPSIAIETVAAGGGSICGIRDGKLFVGPESAGAYPGPACYGSGGPLTVSDVNLLLGRLDPAKWSIPLYPQNSEQALSAILEASGLSREEALSGFLRIANEKMAEAIRSISVRQGINPSEYSLLAFGGAGGQHACDVAEILGMHKVLVPYDAGILSAVGIQHARIKQQWGKQILKPWLEIKSEVERVFAEMEENGRSEIGQWMAFDHSIQVLAKSIQVRITGQANSLDIPFRGVEHVVKDFESEYRQQYGNWIEGNEIEIEALRLELGEWKPDRAIFQDEEPYRLEGHFAHSGIPSSFDWNALKPGAQITGPALVHSSLGTTFVPPDWQLTLNGALHAKLSRIGHDKSQKTDLNHESIQLELFTQRFRAIANQMGEMLQRTSFSVNVKERLDFSCALLDPEGRLIANAPHIPVHLGSMGLCTRLVDQELKLQAGDVAITNHPKYGGSHLPDITLIAPVFDETGRKLGFVANRAHLAEMGGKRPGSMPIDASCLAEEGVVIAPFKLQEAGEVNWAKLEHLLSSAPYPSRNIAENLADISSSLASIHAGALALRSLASKWSADTVKKYMNALYDFSNRCTQRYLNKFEEKRYHAKEQLDDGTPLEVFAQADSTGWLVSFEGSGATHKGNLNANPAIVNSVVMYVLRLMLDEDIPLNDGLLAQIEVKIPEGILNPTFSDDPWQCPAVVGGNVETSQRLTDTLLKAFGQVACSQGTMNNLVFGNAHFGSYETLAGGSGAGIGFHGADAVHQHMTNTRITDPEILEHRYPVLLLASYIRPDSGGLGTWNGGNGLVRGIRFLEPVQLSVLTQHRKYAPYGLNGGKEGRIGRQWVNRLSGQVEHLAGIAQVDLEGGEEIWIETPGGGGANQT
- the recQ gene encoding DNA helicase RecQ, with product MNEQVVASETTLLSALKKFFGYDQFRGKQQDVIANILAGNDTFVIMPTGAGKSLCYQLPAVMMEGTALVISPLIALMKNQVDQLKAFGIEAGFLNSSMNRGDYEAVKQKVLSRQLKLLYVAPESLVKEEFIDFLKQAKVSFVAVDEAHCISEWGHDFRPEYRRIREMLQHIGNVPVIALTATATPKVRQDIMHNLHISEAQIYLTSFNRTNLYYEIRPKVTASRATTEIIKYIKQNPNKSGIVYCLSRRKVEEIAEILSVNGIKAVPYHAGLDSGTRSRHQDMFLNEDIHVVVATIAFGMGIDKPDVRFVIHYDVPKSIESYYQETGRAGRDGLEGNCILFYDFNDIVKLEKFMKDKPVSERESGKHLLYEMAAFSESGTCRRKMMLHYFGEFFDDSNCAKMCDNCRYPKERFQAREYVAMVLGLVNAVNQKFGMTHLVNILRGSNNQQIILYDHQSLPFFEQGKDLSDKEWKAIISQLITLDFLIKDIDDYGVIKLATNGTAFLAKPHDIELIKFTDFDKLMKNVEPVENFKTYDEVLFDLLKKQRKKIATQKRIPPYVIFQETSLEDMATKYPISMSEFQNITGVGRGKAQKFAASFINLIKEYVEENGIERTTEVVVKSAARKSMNKLFIIQHVDRRTPLDQIASLKGMDIDTLLEQVEQIVYSGTKLNINYYIEDQIDEDKEDEIFDYFMNAETDDLAAAENSLGIDYSREEIRLVRIKFMAEVGN